TCCTCCCCTCCGCCCCACGGTACTCAAAGGCGATGCTCTGGCCCTCGACATAACCCAATTCGCGCAGGGCCTCCTTGAAGACCGCGATGCGCGGAATGGGTGTCGGGGGGCCCAGCAAAAGGACCCCAACCACGGGGGCCCGCCCGGGTTGCTGCGCCTCGGCGGCGAGCGGCGTGGCGAGGAGGCCGCCAGTCAGAGAGCCGACGAACACTCGCCGGGTGATCATTGGATGACCTCATCCGCCCGCCCCAGCACCGACGGCGGGATCGTTAGGCCGAGGGCCTTGGCGGCCTTGAGGTTGATTACCAGCTCGAACTTCGTCGGCTGCTCGACGGGCAGGTCGGCGGGCTTCGTACCCTTGAGAATCCTGTCCACGTAGGTAGCGGCGCGCCGATACAAATCAGCAAGGTCCGGTCCATAGGCCATCAGGCCCCCGGCATCGACACTGTCCCTCGATGGGTACACTGCCGGCAGCCGGTTCTTGGCCGCCAGGTCCACGAGGCGTCTTCGCTCACCGAAGAGCATGGCGCTTGGCAACACAGTCATAGCACCCGCGCGCGCCCTGGTCATGTCCGAGAAGGCCCTGTCGACATCGGCGGGGCCTCGCGCCTCAACGAATTGAAGCTGCACCTCCAGCGCCCGCCCCGCGACTTCTGCTTCCTTCAGCATGTCCTTTTCCGTGCGTTCGCCAAAGGCACCCGGCTGCCAGAGGACAGCGACCCGACTGACCCCCGGCACGGCCTGCTTGAGGTGTTCGAGACACTTGCCGACTAGCTCCGGGGCGAGGAAGGCCAACCCTGTGACATTGCCACCCGGCCGCGCAAGGCTGGTGACGAACCCGCTCGTCACCGGATCGCCAGCAGAAGCGAAGACAATGGGGAGGGTCCTGGTCGCTTGCGTGGCGGCCAAGGCGGCGACTGTGTTTGGGGCCACGATGACATCAAC
This sequence is a window from Candidatus Methylomirabilota bacterium. Protein-coding genes within it:
- a CDS encoding ABC transporter substrate-binding protein encodes the protein MITRRVFVGSLTGGLLATPLAAEAQQPGRAPVVGVLLLGPPTPIPRIAVFKEALRELGYVEGQSIAFEYRGAEGR
- a CDS encoding ABC transporter substrate-binding protein, translating into MERRTFMAMLTGGIVVAPFAAEAQQAAKVPRIGWLAVNLAPNPHLREAFRQGLRDLGYVEGRNLVIEYRDAEGKLERLPALAAELVALKVDVIVAPNTVAALAATQATRTLPIVFASAGDPVTSGFVTSLARPGGNVTGLAFLAPELVGKCLEHLKQAVPGVSRVAVLWQPGAFGERTEKDMLKEAEVAGRALEVQLQFVEARGPADVDRAFSDMTRARAGAMTVLPSAMLFGERRRLVDLAAKNRLPAVYPSRDSVDAGGLMAYGPDLADLYRRAATYVDRILKGTKPADLPVEQPTKFELVINLKAAKALGLTIPPSVLGRADEVIQ